The following are encoded together in the Streptomyces rapamycinicus NRRL 5491 genome:
- a CDS encoding chromosome partitioning protein: MTTTCVALGARWPAGERPVVVECDPAGGDLLARFRLELSPGLVSLAVAARRSSRPGLVWQHTQWLPGGLSVVAGPAGAAQARAALGEISDAQASVLRRSADRPDTAVIADCGRLDPDSPAMAVVQAADVMLLLARAHDDALAHVAVRLEEAACWSRRPCLVLVGDGCSTTEVSGALGIEVLARIPEDAKGAAACGGLPSRRATPTRSALGQAIVDIAALVSSHARSEPTAWGGRRLPRFAAIARFSPSTRRVRAPGTLPKEVCSDDATGR; the protein is encoded by the coding sequence GTGACGACCACGTGCGTGGCGCTGGGGGCCCGGTGGCCGGCCGGGGAGCGGCCGGTGGTGGTGGAATGCGATCCGGCCGGAGGCGATCTGCTGGCCCGATTCCGCCTGGAGCTGTCACCGGGGCTGGTGAGTCTGGCCGTCGCGGCCCGCCGCTCTTCGCGGCCGGGCCTGGTGTGGCAGCACACCCAGTGGCTCCCCGGCGGGCTCTCGGTGGTGGCCGGACCCGCGGGCGCCGCACAGGCGCGAGCGGCGCTGGGGGAGATCAGCGATGCCCAGGCGTCGGTACTGCGTCGGTCGGCCGACAGGCCCGACACCGCGGTGATCGCCGACTGCGGGCGCCTTGACCCCGACTCCCCGGCCATGGCCGTCGTACAGGCGGCTGACGTGATGCTGCTCCTGGCTCGGGCGCATGACGACGCTCTGGCTCATGTCGCGGTGAGGCTTGAGGAGGCGGCTTGCTGGTCGCGGCGCCCCTGTTTGGTGCTCGTCGGCGATGGCTGCTCGACGACGGAGGTCTCCGGGGCGCTGGGGATCGAGGTTCTGGCGCGTATCCCGGAGGACGCGAAGGGCGCCGCGGCGTGCGGCGGGCTGCCCTCCCGGCGTGCGACGCCGACGCGTTCCGCTCTGGGGCAGGCGATCGTCGACATTGCCGCGCTGGTGTCCTCCCACGCCCGTTCCGAGCCCACCGCCTGGGGCGGACGTCGTCTGCCCCGGTTCGCCGCGATAGCGCGGTTCAGCCCGTCCACGCGGCGGGTGAGAGCACCGGGGACTTTGCCCAAGGAGGTGTGCTCCGATGACGCAACCGGGCGGTGA
- a CDS encoding CpaF family protein has product MILAETAEEHTRIELSRGGTVVPPETEQQIMAQVLDEVFGLAGLEPLLRNPEIENINVTGDRVFVRYADGRREQLPAVTGSDTELIELIRDLAARSGAEERRFDRGTPGVSFHLPGGERAFAVMAVTPRPSLSIRRHRLEAVTLAELCELGTVDQALASFLRAVVRARKNVLITGGTVMGKTTMLRALAGEIPGWERLITIEDTFELGLDADSQKHPDVVAMQAREANVEGQGAITQAELVRWALRMSPDRVIVGEVRGPEVIPMCNAMSQGNDGSMATLHASTSRGAFAKLAAYAVQGPEKLPLEATNLLLASALHFVVHLDTGPGGSRVVASVREVVDADDKQVVSNEVFRPGPDGRAVPGAPLRAETEEDLAAAGFEAGLFKRPEWVWRS; this is encoded by the coding sequence ATGATCCTGGCCGAGACAGCCGAGGAACACACCCGCATCGAGCTGAGCCGTGGCGGCACCGTGGTACCGCCGGAGACCGAACAGCAGATCATGGCCCAGGTACTGGACGAGGTCTTCGGTCTGGCCGGGCTGGAGCCGCTGCTGCGCAACCCGGAGATCGAGAACATCAACGTCACCGGCGATCGGGTCTTCGTCCGCTACGCCGACGGCCGCCGCGAGCAGCTGCCCGCTGTTACGGGGTCGGACACGGAGCTCATCGAGCTTATCCGCGATCTGGCCGCACGCTCCGGAGCGGAGGAACGACGTTTCGACCGGGGGACGCCGGGGGTGAGTTTCCATTTGCCCGGCGGGGAGCGGGCCTTCGCCGTGATGGCGGTCACCCCTCGCCCGTCCCTGTCGATCCGACGACACCGCTTGGAGGCGGTCACGCTTGCCGAGCTGTGTGAGCTGGGGACGGTCGACCAGGCATTGGCATCGTTCCTCCGCGCCGTGGTCCGCGCGCGGAAGAACGTGTTGATCACTGGTGGGACGGTGATGGGGAAGACCACCATGCTGCGGGCCCTGGCCGGCGAAATCCCTGGGTGGGAGCGGCTGATCACGATCGAGGACACTTTCGAGCTCGGACTGGACGCCGACAGCCAGAAGCATCCGGACGTGGTGGCGATGCAGGCACGCGAGGCCAACGTCGAGGGCCAAGGAGCCATCACCCAAGCGGAACTGGTGCGATGGGCGCTGCGAATGTCCCCCGACCGCGTCATCGTCGGCGAGGTCCGCGGACCCGAGGTGATCCCGATGTGCAACGCCATGAGCCAGGGCAACGACGGCTCCATGGCCACCCTCCACGCTTCCACCAGCCGCGGGGCCTTCGCCAAACTGGCCGCCTACGCCGTCCAGGGCCCGGAGAAGCTCCCACTGGAGGCCACGAACCTCCTCCTCGCCTCCGCCCTGCACTTCGTGGTCCACCTGGATACCGGGCCTGGCGGAAGCCGGGTGGTCGCCTCGGTGCGGGAAGTGGTCGACGCCGACGACAAGCAGGTCGTGTCCAACGAAGTCTTCCGACCCGGTCCGGACGGTCGAGCGGTGCCCGGGGCACCGCTGCGCGCCGAGACGGAGGAAGACCTTGCCGCCGCCGGGTTCGAGGCAGGGCTGTTCAAGCGCCCGGAGTGGGTGTGGCGGTCATGA
- a CDS encoding type II secretion system F family protein, with amino-acid sequence MNGYVALLGLCGLGMANGLIVLVAVWRGSLPTDARTQRRSSRRSARQPSRTRWWMAAAAGAGVLAGSVTGWVVGALLAAMATWSVPRILEATRADQQQTTRIEGIAGWTEMLRDTLAAAAGLEQTIMATAHTAPKAIRPHVLSLSARLASGERLTVGLRRLQADLDDPTADLVIAALMLASQHQARQLTPLLGELASTARAQVRMRQRVDASRARMRTTVRVVVATTLVFAGGMVLLNPEFLSPYDSATGQLMLLLIGAIFTVGFAWLRRMARIEEPERFLTGPGPRGDVVVEHQGASR; translated from the coding sequence ATGAACGGCTACGTCGCCCTGCTGGGCCTGTGCGGACTCGGAATGGCCAACGGCCTGATCGTGCTGGTCGCTGTCTGGCGCGGCAGTCTCCCGACCGATGCCCGAACGCAGCGCCGGAGCTCACGTCGCTCGGCGCGGCAGCCATCGCGGACACGGTGGTGGATGGCCGCGGCCGCCGGTGCCGGCGTACTGGCGGGGAGCGTCACCGGCTGGGTGGTCGGGGCGTTGCTGGCGGCGATGGCCACCTGGAGCGTGCCGCGCATCCTGGAGGCGACCAGGGCCGATCAGCAGCAGACCACCCGGATCGAGGGCATAGCAGGATGGACCGAGATGCTCCGCGACACCCTCGCCGCCGCAGCCGGCCTGGAGCAGACCATCATGGCCACCGCCCACACCGCGCCGAAGGCCATCCGCCCCCACGTGCTGAGTCTGTCCGCCCGGCTCGCCAGCGGAGAACGCCTGACCGTCGGGCTGCGACGGTTGCAGGCCGACCTGGACGATCCGACCGCCGATCTGGTGATCGCCGCCCTCATGCTGGCCTCACAGCACCAGGCGCGGCAACTCACGCCTTTGCTGGGCGAGTTGGCCTCGACTGCCCGCGCGCAGGTCCGGATGCGCCAGCGGGTAGACGCCAGCCGCGCCCGGATGCGCACCACTGTCCGCGTGGTGGTGGCCACCACCCTGGTCTTCGCCGGGGGCATGGTTCTGCTCAACCCGGAATTCCTCAGCCCGTACGACTCCGCCACCGGGCAGCTGATGCTGCTGCTGATCGGGGCGATCTTCACCGTCGGATTCGCCTGGCTGCGCCGGATGGCCCGGATCGAGGAGCCTGAAC